In Microbacterium maritypicum, the following are encoded in one genomic region:
- a CDS encoding MFS transporter: protein MSGRRGHLIDLTPLKTSPAFARMWIGSTLAGIGGQLTIVTVMLHVFVLTGSTFAVSMIAVAGLIPMILAGLYGGMLADAFDRRRVALIAATITFASTALLAALTWTGTETIWWLYALSMINSAANSVGMATRTAIVPRLIPREQLAAASALNGVAFGLTVMAGPALAGLLVALTGYGWTYTIDVVLMLSMFLGLWTLPVLRPEGEIVRPGLESLVDGWRFLRKAGNIRMQYIIDIIAMTFGQPLVLFPALGTVLLGGGAVTTGILTAAVAVGTFASSLFSGRVVQYRWHGRGIARAVEAYGASILLFGLVLLIGAFSPPAGEDAPNIGLIVAACVALALSGASDNVSSIYRNTMMQAAVPDAMRGRLQGLFVVVVAGGPRVGALYAGTLATLTTLWFPPLLGGVLVIALVAMLSRRNRRFHDYDAENPEP from the coding sequence GTGAGCGGCCGACGCGGTCACCTCATCGACCTCACCCCCCTGAAGACCAGTCCCGCCTTCGCGCGGATGTGGATCGGATCGACGCTCGCGGGCATCGGCGGTCAGTTGACGATCGTCACCGTGATGCTGCATGTGTTCGTGCTGACCGGGAGCACATTCGCCGTGTCCATGATCGCGGTCGCCGGACTCATCCCGATGATCCTCGCCGGCCTGTACGGCGGGATGCTCGCGGACGCATTCGACCGGCGCAGGGTGGCCCTGATCGCGGCGACCATCACGTTCGCCTCGACCGCACTGCTCGCCGCGCTCACGTGGACCGGCACCGAGACCATCTGGTGGCTGTATGCACTCAGCATGATCAACTCCGCCGCGAACTCGGTCGGCATGGCCACGCGCACGGCGATCGTGCCGCGCCTCATCCCCCGCGAGCAGCTGGCGGCGGCATCCGCACTCAACGGCGTCGCATTCGGGCTCACCGTCATGGCCGGCCCCGCGCTGGCGGGCCTGCTCGTGGCCCTCACCGGCTACGGCTGGACCTACACGATCGACGTCGTACTGATGCTGTCGATGTTCCTCGGCCTGTGGACGCTTCCGGTACTGCGCCCTGAGGGCGAGATCGTGCGCCCCGGCCTGGAATCGCTCGTCGACGGCTGGCGCTTCCTGCGCAAGGCGGGCAACATCCGGATGCAGTACATCATCGACATCATCGCGATGACGTTCGGCCAACCCCTCGTCCTCTTCCCCGCCCTCGGCACCGTGCTCCTGGGCGGCGGCGCCGTGACGACCGGAATCCTCACGGCGGCCGTCGCCGTCGGAACCTTCGCGTCGAGCCTGTTCTCCGGGCGCGTCGTCCAGTATCGGTGGCATGGCCGCGGCATCGCGCGGGCCGTCGAAGCGTACGGCGCTTCGATCCTCCTCTTCGGCCTGGTGCTGCTGATCGGGGCGTTCTCTCCGCCCGCCGGCGAGGATGCCCCGAACATCGGCCTGATCGTCGCCGCCTGCGTGGCACTCGCGCTCTCCGGGGCCTCCGACAATGTCAGCTCGATCTACCGCAACACGATGATGCAGGCGGCGGTTCCCGACGCGATGCGCGGTCGCTTGCAGGGACTCTTCGTGGTGGTCGTCGCCGGCGGCCCGCGCGTCGGAGCCCTGTACGCCGGGACTCTCGCCACGCTGACCACCCTGTGGTTCCCGCCGCTGCTCGGCGGCGTCCTGGTGATCGCCCTCGTCGCGATGCTCTCGCGCCGCAACCGCCGATTCCACGACTACGACGCAGAGAACCCCGAGCCCTGA
- a CDS encoding YceI family protein translates to MTSIDIPGYRPGTWVLDPSHSEVTFSVRHMMISKVRGTFGVKSATLIAPENPLEAKVEASVDVTSVDTNDEGRDAHLRSADFFDTENFPTMEFVSTGARVKGDELFVDGDLTIRGVTKPVSFELDFGGFGTDPYGNYKAGASAKAVINREDFGLTWNAALETGGVLVGKDITISLDLQGALQQD, encoded by the coding sequence ATGACCAGCATCGACATTCCCGGCTACCGTCCCGGCACCTGGGTGCTCGACCCCTCGCACAGCGAGGTGACGTTCAGCGTCCGCCACATGATGATCTCCAAGGTGCGCGGCACCTTCGGCGTCAAGAGCGCGACCTTGATCGCCCCCGAGAACCCGCTCGAGGCCAAGGTCGAGGCTTCTGTCGACGTCACCTCGGTCGACACGAACGACGAGGGTCGCGACGCCCACCTGCGCTCCGCCGACTTCTTCGACACCGAGAACTTCCCGACGATGGAGTTCGTGTCCACCGGCGCGCGCGTCAAGGGCGACGAGCTGTTCGTCGACGGTGACCTCACGATCCGCGGCGTCACCAAGCCGGTCAGCTTCGAGCTCGACTTCGGCGGATTCGGCACCGACCCGTACGGCAACTACAAGGCGGGCGCTTCTGCCAAGGCCGTGATCAACCGCGAGGACTTCGGTCTCACGTGGAACGCCGCACTCGAGACCGGTGGCGTGCTCGTGGGCAAGGACATCACGATCAGCCTCGACCTGCAGGGCGCGCTGCAGCAGGACTGA
- a CDS encoding FKBP-type peptidyl-prolyl cis-trans isomerase, translating to MTDRTKPEFDAPSAPAPAELVIRDIIEGDGAEAKPGDTVTVHYAGVEFDSGEEFDSSWGRGETIQFPLRGLIQGWQDGIPGMKVGGRRELIIPPHLAYGPVGGGHFLSGKTLIFIIDLVAVG from the coding sequence ATGACTGATCGCACAAAGCCTGAGTTCGATGCCCCCAGCGCCCCCGCTCCCGCGGAGCTCGTCATCCGCGACATCATCGAGGGTGACGGCGCCGAGGCGAAGCCCGGCGACACCGTGACCGTGCACTACGCCGGCGTCGAGTTCGACTCCGGCGAGGAGTTCGACTCGTCCTGGGGTCGCGGCGAGACCATCCAGTTCCCGCTGCGCGGCCTGATCCAGGGCTGGCAGGACGGCATCCCCGGCATGAAGGTCGGCGGACGCCGTGAGCTGATCATCCCGCCTCACCTGGCCTACGGCCCGGTCGGTGGCGGCCACTTCCTCTCCGGAAAGACGCTGATCTTCATCATCGATCTCGTCGCTGTCGGCTGA
- a CDS encoding alpha/beta fold hydrolase: MSTFVLIHGGGDVGWSWHLVAAELVARGHEVFAPDLPAGDDSLTLEDYADAVVAEVGPRRDVVVLGHSFGAFTAPLVAERLSADLLVLAAGMIPAPGEPPERWWSESGYLAAAEAQAAIDGGLTGNEDPYVSFYNGVPRELADEALRQERAHPSSAAMEVPWPLKVWPDVPTRVIVFADDRFFPPRFLRDLARERLGVVADEVPGGHCAMLSRPTEIAEMLVGYLD; encoded by the coding sequence ATGAGCACGTTCGTCCTGATCCACGGCGGGGGAGATGTCGGGTGGTCTTGGCATCTGGTCGCCGCAGAACTCGTGGCGCGCGGACACGAGGTCTTCGCCCCCGATCTCCCCGCCGGTGACGATTCCCTCACTCTGGAGGACTACGCGGACGCCGTGGTGGCAGAGGTGGGGCCACGACGCGATGTCGTCGTGCTCGGCCACTCGTTCGGAGCCTTCACTGCGCCTCTGGTCGCCGAGCGACTGTCGGCCGATCTCCTCGTGCTGGCCGCGGGGATGATCCCGGCGCCCGGTGAGCCGCCGGAGCGGTGGTGGTCCGAGTCGGGCTATCTCGCCGCCGCCGAGGCCCAGGCGGCGATCGATGGCGGACTGACGGGTAACGAGGACCCCTACGTGAGTTTCTACAACGGCGTGCCGCGAGAGCTGGCGGACGAAGCACTGCGGCAGGAGCGCGCACATCCGTCCTCGGCGGCGATGGAGGTCCCGTGGCCGCTGAAGGTCTGGCCCGATGTGCCGACGCGGGTCATCGTGTTCGCGGACGATCGCTTCTTCCCGCCGCGCTTCCTCCGCGACCTCGCCCGAGAGCGTCTCGGGGTGGTCGCCGACGAGGTCCCCGGCGGACACTGCGCCATGCTCAGCAGGCCGACGGAGATCGCGGAGATGCTCGTCGGCTACCTCGATTGA
- a CDS encoding PrsW family intramembrane metalloprotease — MSFGGPPPPQQPSPYMPPPPRQPAYASRLAQPTPYTPPAPVAPSPAESLPALPVPTRKGRTISLWLFGFLGFLLLALVGYFGWALGVFASVVGLVLALIPLTVVFLGVRMIDRWEPEPKRLVFFAIAWGALAAAGLSLLVDVGLTILLGITSDAFTAVVQAPIVEEFWKGLGVFLIFLLARRAFDGPVDGVVYGALVGAGFAFTENIQYFAVSLIEGGGEQLTVTFAVRAILSPFAHAMFTAVTGFAIGLVARRHGSASSAIGAGLLGMLGAVLLHALWNGSATFADFFGLYFTLQVPLFVGFILGIVALRREEARLTRARLAEYANAGWFTPEEVTMLATSSGRKAGLNWARGLRGDRRPIMREFIKDATALAAVRQRAITGRDPLAVEDERALLIRTRAARAALLAY; from the coding sequence ATGAGTTTCGGAGGACCCCCGCCGCCGCAGCAGCCCTCGCCGTACATGCCGCCACCCCCGCGACAGCCGGCCTATGCCTCGCGTCTGGCCCAGCCGACACCGTACACACCGCCTGCTCCGGTCGCGCCGTCGCCGGCCGAGTCGCTGCCCGCGCTGCCGGTGCCGACGCGCAAGGGGCGCACGATCTCGCTCTGGCTCTTCGGTTTCCTGGGCTTCCTGCTGCTCGCCCTGGTCGGCTACTTCGGGTGGGCGCTCGGTGTCTTCGCCTCCGTCGTCGGTTTGGTGCTCGCCCTCATCCCGCTGACCGTGGTGTTCCTCGGCGTCCGGATGATCGACCGCTGGGAACCGGAGCCGAAGCGCCTGGTGTTCTTCGCGATCGCTTGGGGCGCACTGGCGGCTGCGGGGCTCTCTCTGCTCGTCGACGTGGGGCTGACGATCCTGCTCGGCATCACCTCCGATGCCTTCACGGCGGTGGTGCAGGCGCCGATCGTCGAGGAGTTCTGGAAGGGACTCGGGGTCTTCCTCATCTTCCTGCTCGCCCGTCGCGCCTTCGACGGTCCGGTGGACGGTGTCGTGTACGGAGCACTCGTCGGCGCGGGGTTCGCCTTCACCGAGAACATCCAGTACTTCGCGGTCAGCCTGATCGAGGGTGGTGGCGAGCAGCTCACCGTCACCTTCGCCGTGCGCGCGATCCTGTCCCCGTTCGCACACGCCATGTTCACGGCGGTGACCGGCTTCGCGATCGGTCTGGTCGCGCGGCGACACGGATCGGCGAGCTCCGCGATCGGTGCGGGCCTGCTGGGAATGCTCGGAGCGGTCCTCCTGCACGCACTCTGGAACGGGTCCGCGACCTTCGCCGACTTCTTCGGACTGTACTTCACCCTGCAGGTGCCGCTCTTCGTGGGCTTCATCCTCGGAATCGTCGCTCTCCGTCGCGAAGAGGCGCGCCTCACGCGTGCGCGCCTCGCCGAGTACGCGAACGCGGGGTGGTTCACGCCCGAAGAGGTCACGATGCTCGCCACATCGAGCGGACGCAAGGCGGGTCTCAACTGGGCGCGCGGTCTTCGGGGTGACCGGCGTCCGATCATGCGCGAGTTCATCAAGGACGCGACCGCGCTGGCCGCGGTCCGTCAGCGGGCGATCACGGGGCGCGATCCGCTCGCCGTCGAGGATGAGCGTGCGCTGCTGATCCGTACCCGCGCCGCCAGGGCCGCACTGCTGGCGTATTGA
- a CDS encoding fumarylacetoacetate hydrolase family protein, with the protein MRFAHLRRPDSPRTVLAVVQDSDAILVSDLLNDAPATLQHLIEGGDPLLERLRAALDAADAERHPLGDWTFSSAVIAPPAVLAVGLNYAAHSSELGLKTDAAPTVFTLWPNSLTGHEQTTSWPRSLSEAVDYEAELGVLIGTPAKDVSEADALSHVWGYTVVNDITARNIQFSEAQWSRCKSFDGFTPTGPFAVTADEISDPQDLHIWAVVDGHTVQDASTDQMVRSVAKLIAHLSQSLTLLPGTLISTGSPGGAGYSRDPQIFLRDHSTVTVGIDGIGELTTHCRITD; encoded by the coding sequence ATGCGGTTCGCTCACCTGCGCCGTCCTGACTCCCCGCGCACGGTTCTCGCCGTGGTGCAGGACTCGGACGCCATCCTCGTCTCTGATCTCCTGAACGACGCCCCTGCCACGCTGCAGCACCTGATCGAGGGAGGGGACCCTCTCCTCGAGCGACTGCGCGCCGCGCTGGACGCCGCAGACGCGGAGCGCCATCCGCTCGGTGACTGGACGTTCTCCTCTGCCGTGATCGCTCCCCCGGCCGTGCTCGCCGTCGGCCTCAACTATGCGGCGCACTCCAGCGAGCTGGGCTTGAAGACCGATGCGGCACCGACCGTGTTCACGCTGTGGCCGAATTCGCTCACCGGACACGAACAGACCACCTCCTGGCCGCGATCCCTCAGCGAGGCCGTCGACTACGAGGCCGAGCTCGGCGTGCTCATCGGAACCCCCGCCAAGGACGTCAGCGAGGCGGATGCTCTCTCGCATGTCTGGGGCTACACCGTGGTGAACGACATCACCGCCAGGAACATCCAGTTCTCCGAGGCACAGTGGTCGCGATGCAAGTCGTTCGACGGATTCACCCCGACCGGACCGTTCGCGGTGACCGCGGATGAGATCTCCGACCCGCAGGATCTGCATATCTGGGCGGTCGTGGACGGCCACACGGTTCAGGACGCCAGCACGGACCAGATGGTGCGCTCCGTCGCCAAGCTGATCGCGCACCTCTCGCAGTCACTCACGCTGCTGCCCGGAACCCTCATCTCGACGGGCAGCCCCGGTGGCGCCGGGTATTCGCGGGATCCACAGATCTTCCTGCGCGACCACTCCACCGTGACCGTCGGCATCGACGGCATCGGCGAGCTCACGACGCACTGCCGCATCACCGACTGA
- a CDS encoding aspartate ammonia-lyase, protein MASAAPTPTRTETDSLGSMEIPVDAYWGIHTSRADANFPISKRPISVYPDLVVGLAMVKQASARANREIGVLDHERADLIDRAAQRVIDGEFHEQFTVGVIQGGAGTSTNMNANEVITNIALELAGREKGDYAFLSPIDHTNRSQSTNDVYPTAVKIGLSLTLRSLLEELDLLRLSFLGKSREFHDVLKVGRTQLQDAVPMTLGQEFNGFATTLGYDHTRLTENASLMFEINMGATAIGTGITTHPGYAPAVLKHLREITQLDLRTAGDLVEATSDTGSFMSFSSTLKRNAMKLSKICNDLRLLSSGPQAGLGEINLPAMQAGSSIMPGKVNPVIPEVVNQVAFAVAGADMTVTMAAEAGQLQLNAFEPVIAHSIFQSITWMRQAMWTLRVNCVDGITANRDRLGAMVGASVGVITALTPFIGYAAAAALAKTALLTNRSVADLVVEAGLMSRDEVVKQLSPARLSGLETITAAIPVISPEDRIEV, encoded by the coding sequence ATGGCTTCTGCCGCGCCTACCCCGACCCGCACCGAGACCGATTCGCTCGGGAGCATGGAGATTCCCGTCGACGCGTACTGGGGGATTCATACTTCCCGCGCCGACGCGAACTTCCCGATCTCGAAACGGCCCATCTCGGTCTATCCGGACCTCGTGGTCGGGCTGGCGATGGTCAAGCAGGCGAGTGCGCGGGCGAACCGCGAGATCGGGGTACTGGACCACGAGCGCGCCGACCTGATCGACCGTGCCGCGCAGCGCGTCATCGACGGCGAGTTCCACGAGCAGTTCACGGTGGGCGTCATCCAGGGTGGCGCGGGTACCTCGACGAACATGAACGCGAACGAGGTCATCACCAACATCGCGCTGGAGTTGGCCGGCCGCGAGAAGGGCGATTACGCCTTCCTGTCGCCGATCGATCACACCAACCGCAGCCAGTCCACCAACGACGTCTACCCGACCGCCGTGAAGATCGGCCTGTCACTGACGCTGCGCTCGCTGCTCGAAGAGCTCGACCTGCTGCGACTGTCGTTCCTCGGCAAGTCCCGCGAGTTCCACGACGTGCTGAAGGTCGGTCGCACCCAGCTGCAGGACGCCGTGCCGATGACGCTCGGCCAGGAGTTCAACGGCTTCGCCACGACTCTCGGCTACGACCACACGCGGCTGACCGAGAACGCCTCGCTCATGTTCGAGATCAACATGGGTGCCACGGCGATCGGCACCGGCATCACCACGCACCCCGGTTACGCCCCCGCCGTGCTCAAGCACCTGCGAGAGATCACGCAGCTCGACCTGCGAACGGCCGGTGACCTCGTCGAGGCCACCAGCGACACCGGCTCGTTCATGTCGTTCTCCTCGACGCTCAAGCGCAACGCGATGAAGCTGTCGAAGATCTGCAACGACCTCCGGCTGCTCTCGTCCGGCCCGCAGGCGGGCTTGGGCGAGATCAACCTGCCCGCGATGCAGGCCGGATCCAGCATCATGCCCGGCAAGGTGAACCCGGTCATCCCCGAGGTCGTCAATCAGGTCGCGTTCGCCGTCGCGGGCGCCGACATGACGGTGACCATGGCCGCCGAGGCGGGGCAGCTCCAGCTGAACGCGTTCGAGCCGGTCATCGCGCATTCGATCTTCCAGTCGATCACGTGGATGCGCCAGGCGATGTGGACGCTGCGCGTCAACTGTGTCGACGGCATCACCGCCAACCGCGATCGTCTCGGCGCGATGGTCGGCGCATCGGTCGGCGTCATCACCGCCCTGACGCCCTTCATCGGATACGCGGCCGCTGCGGCGCTCGCGAAGACCGCTCTCCTGACGAACCGGAGCGTCGCGGACCTGGTCGTCGAGGCCGGTCTGATGTCGCGCGACGAGGTCGTCAAGCAGCTCTCGCCCGCTCGGCTGTCCGGGCTCGAGACGATCACCGCGGCGATCCCGGTGATCTCGCCGGAGGACCGCATCGAGGTCTGA
- a CDS encoding phosphodiesterase, protein MSAGTGNAYAFGRHDPASHVLIHVSDPHFLAGGARLGGKYDVEANFARTLDAIRSVHPHPSAIVVTGDLADLGEPDAYRRLRAAVEPVADELGAPLIWVAGNHDERPALRAGLLDAEPTEDPVTGVWDLAGLRLIALDTSVPGWHHGDLDEEQLSWLADVLADPAPHGTLLAMHHPPLPSHLPLFDILELRHQDELAEVIRGTDVRGILAGHLHYSSQGTFAGVPVSVSSATCYTMNVARPSAEVNGMDAAQAFQLVHVYPETITHTVVPVTQAATGDYFSADWLERMAALTPEQRLEAFSRKPGR, encoded by the coding sequence ATGTCCGCAGGAACCGGAAACGCGTACGCCTTCGGTCGACATGACCCCGCAAGCCACGTGCTGATCCACGTGAGTGATCCGCACTTCCTCGCAGGGGGAGCGCGGCTCGGTGGGAAGTACGACGTCGAGGCCAATTTCGCCCGAACGCTCGATGCGATCAGATCCGTGCATCCGCATCCGTCGGCGATCGTCGTCACGGGCGACCTCGCCGATCTGGGTGAGCCCGACGCTTATCGCCGGCTGAGGGCTGCCGTCGAGCCGGTGGCGGACGAGCTGGGCGCTCCGCTCATCTGGGTCGCGGGCAACCACGACGAACGCCCGGCACTGCGCGCAGGACTCCTCGATGCGGAGCCGACGGAGGATCCGGTGACGGGTGTCTGGGACCTCGCCGGGCTTCGCCTCATCGCTCTCGACACCAGCGTTCCCGGCTGGCATCACGGCGACCTCGACGAAGAACAGCTGTCCTGGCTCGCCGACGTGCTCGCGGATCCCGCTCCGCACGGCACCCTGCTCGCGATGCACCATCCACCGCTCCCGAGCCATCTGCCGCTCTTCGACATCCTGGAGCTTCGGCATCAGGATGAGCTCGCGGAGGTCATCCGCGGAACCGATGTCCGTGGCATCCTCGCCGGTCACCTGCACTACTCGTCGCAGGGCACCTTCGCCGGCGTCCCGGTGAGTGTCTCGTCGGCCACCTGCTACACGATGAACGTGGCGCGTCCGTCGGCCGAGGTGAACGGCATGGACGCGGCCCAGGCCTTCCAGCTCGTGCACGTGTACCCGGAGACGATCACGCACACGGTGGTGCCGGTGACGCAGGCCGCGACCGGGGACTACTTCTCCGCGGACTGGCTCGAGCGGATGGCGGCGCTCACACCGGAGCAGCGACTCGAGGCGTTCTCCCGCAAGCCCGGCCGGTGA
- a CDS encoding inorganic phosphate transporter, which produces METAALIVVLVIALALFFDFTNGFHDTANAMATPIATGALKPKTAVLLAAVLNLVGAFLSTEVSKTISGGIIREDAIISAGADLFLSLIFAGLIGAITWNMLTWLLGLPSSSSHALFGGLIGATLVGAGLGGIDFGMVLSKIVLPALIAPVTAGLIAFAATKIAYSITRRYDGKPDGRDGFRWGQIFTSSLVALAHGTNDAQKTMGVITLALITIGWQSGVHHEPQLWVIVACAFTIALGTYLGGWRIIRTLGKGLTDVKPAQGFAAESSTAATILASSALGFALSTTQVASGSVIGSGLGRRGSTVRWRTAGRIGVGWLLTLPAAGAVGALAALLVVWLGNWGVAIDAVIAVVIILGLFMRSRRNAVTSANAMSDVAESGMAIELPDTPPPTRRQQRIELAKAEAKARAEAREKVKAQAKKDAEAKAKKKAQAKASVKGAKSASSSKNSDANRNGDSE; this is translated from the coding sequence GTGGAAACCGCAGCCCTCATCGTCGTGCTTGTCATCGCGCTGGCACTCTTCTTCGACTTCACCAACGGCTTTCACGACACGGCGAATGCCATGGCGACGCCGATCGCCACCGGTGCGCTCAAGCCCAAGACCGCCGTCCTCCTCGCCGCCGTCTTGAACCTGGTGGGTGCATTCCTGTCCACCGAGGTCTCCAAGACGATCTCCGGCGGCATCATCCGCGAAGACGCGATCATCTCCGCGGGGGCGGACCTCTTCCTGTCCCTGATCTTCGCGGGCCTGATCGGCGCCATCACCTGGAACATGCTGACCTGGCTCCTGGGCCTTCCGTCGAGCTCATCGCACGCGCTGTTCGGCGGCCTGATCGGCGCGACCCTGGTCGGTGCGGGGCTCGGCGGCATCGACTTCGGCATGGTGCTCTCGAAGATCGTGCTCCCTGCGCTCATCGCCCCCGTCACCGCGGGGCTCATCGCCTTCGCGGCGACGAAGATCGCCTACTCGATCACGCGACGTTATGACGGCAAGCCCGACGGTCGCGACGGTTTCCGCTGGGGGCAGATCTTCACGTCCTCGCTGGTCGCACTCGCGCACGGCACCAACGACGCGCAGAAGACGATGGGTGTCATCACCCTCGCTCTGATCACCATCGGCTGGCAGTCCGGCGTGCACCACGAACCGCAGCTCTGGGTGATCGTCGCCTGCGCCTTCACGATCGCGCTCGGCACGTATCTCGGTGGCTGGCGAATCATCCGCACCCTCGGCAAGGGGCTCACCGATGTGAAGCCCGCGCAGGGCTTCGCGGCGGAGAGCTCGACGGCAGCGACGATCCTGGCCTCCAGTGCGCTCGGCTTCGCGCTCTCGACCACGCAGGTGGCCTCGGGCTCCGTGATCGGCTCCGGCCTCGGTCGCCGAGGCTCCACGGTCCGCTGGCGGACGGCGGGTCGTATCGGCGTCGGCTGGCTGCTCACGCTTCCCGCAGCGGGAGCCGTGGGCGCTCTGGCGGCGCTTCTCGTCGTCTGGCTCGGCAACTGGGGCGTGGCGATCGACGCTGTCATCGCCGTCGTGATCATCCTCGGACTGTTCATGCGTTCGCGCCGCAACGCCGTCACATCCGCGAACGCCATGAGTGACGTCGCCGAATCCGGGATGGCCATCGAGCTCCCGGACACGCCGCCGCCGACGCGTCGTCAGCAGCGTATCGAGCTGGCCAAGGCCGAGGCGAAGGCCCGTGCCGAGGCCCGTGAGAAGGTGAAGGCCCAGGCGAAGAAGGACGCGGAGGCCAAGGCGAAGAAGAAGGCTCAGGCCAAGGCGAGCGTCAAGGGTGCCAAATCCGCCTCCTCATCGAAGAACTCGGACGCGAACCGGAACGGGGACTCGGAATGA